A stretch of Paraburkholderia phenazinium DNA encodes these proteins:
- a CDS encoding DUF1028 domain-containing protein, with amino-acid sequence MTFSIVGRCAKTGQLGIAISSSSISVGARCPWVRAGVGAVATQNVTLPALGPRILDLLEDAGHLDPSAALDRALAGDGWSQYRQVTVIDGQGRTAFFTGKEALGLHHAVAGEQCVAAGNMLADVQVIEAMVQAFETTPGLLAERLLSSMRAAIAAGGEAGPVHSAALKVMGDVIWPIVDLRVDWAEVDPIGQLDALWHAYRPQMQDYLTRALNPTAAPSYGVPGDE; translated from the coding sequence ATGACATTCTCCATCGTTGGGCGTTGTGCGAAAACGGGCCAGCTTGGGATCGCCATCAGTTCGTCCAGCATTTCGGTGGGAGCCCGATGCCCGTGGGTGCGCGCGGGCGTGGGCGCGGTAGCGACCCAGAATGTTACGCTGCCAGCCCTCGGGCCGCGGATTCTGGATCTCCTCGAAGACGCAGGGCATCTCGACCCTTCCGCAGCGCTCGACCGTGCGCTCGCCGGCGACGGATGGAGCCAGTATCGACAGGTGACGGTGATCGACGGCCAGGGCCGTACGGCGTTTTTCACAGGCAAGGAAGCGCTGGGCCTGCACCACGCCGTGGCGGGTGAGCAATGCGTCGCCGCCGGCAACATGCTGGCGGACGTGCAGGTCATCGAGGCGATGGTTCAGGCGTTCGAGACAACGCCCGGCCTGTTGGCCGAGCGCTTGCTGTCGTCGATGCGTGCCGCGATAGCGGCGGGTGGTGAAGCGGGGCCCGTGCATTCGGCGGCGCTCAAGGTGATGGGCGACGTGATCTGGCCGATCGTCGATCTGCGGGTCGACTGGGCGGAGGTCGATCCGATCGGACAACTGGACGCGCTATGGCACGCCTATCGACCGCAAATGCAGGACTATCTGACGCGCGCGTTGAACCCGACCGCAGCGCCGAGCTACGGCGTGCCGGGCGACGAGTGA
- a CDS encoding SDR family NAD(P)-dependent oxidoreductase yields the protein MQDTSAQKTVLLIGASRGLGFAMVEEYLKRGWQVIATGREGSIQHLHRLAQSTQGALLEVEAVDITIPDQVAALHDRLKNRRLDVLFVNAGVKNDDRETIADVSTEEFVRVMVTNSLSPMRVIEAFQDLVRPAGTIGVMSSGQGSLTNNTNGNYEVYRGSKAALNMFMRSFAARHQNDPKTLLLMAPGWVKTDMGGPDARLTIEESIPNLVNTIEAYEGRSGLHYLDYQGKVVPW from the coding sequence ATGCAAGACACCTCTGCGCAGAAAACCGTCCTTCTCATCGGTGCATCCCGCGGCCTCGGATTCGCAATGGTCGAGGAATATCTCAAGCGTGGCTGGCAAGTGATTGCCACCGGGAGGGAGGGCTCAATACAACACCTGCACCGACTCGCGCAAAGCACTCAGGGTGCGCTGCTCGAAGTTGAAGCCGTCGATATCACGATCCCCGATCAGGTCGCCGCGTTACACGATCGCCTCAAGAATCGACGGCTGGATGTACTTTTCGTGAACGCTGGCGTCAAAAACGACGATCGCGAAACGATCGCCGACGTCTCGACCGAGGAATTCGTGCGCGTCATGGTGACGAACTCGTTGAGTCCGATGAGGGTAATCGAGGCGTTTCAGGATCTTGTGCGGCCGGCTGGAACGATCGGTGTCATGTCGTCCGGGCAAGGCAGCCTCACCAACAACACGAACGGCAATTACGAGGTCTACCGTGGCAGCAAGGCTGCCCTCAACATGTTCATGCGCAGCTTTGCCGCGCGTCACCAGAACGACCCGAAAACCTTGCTATTGATGGCGCCTGGATGGGTAAAGACGGACATGGGCGGCCCCGACGCGCGTCTGACTATCGAAGAAAGCATCCCGAACCTGGTGAACACGATCGAGGCTTACGAAGGGCGCTCCGGTTTGCATTATCTGGACTACCAGGGAAAAGTCGTTCCCTGGTGA
- a CDS encoding LysR family transcriptional regulator gives MPEADLNLLIALDALLADGSVAGAARRLGLSASAMSRTLTRLREATGDPLLVRAGRQMVLTPHAEALRQRTQNAVHEARAVLGPATTELDFSTLQRTFTIRSNDGFVEAFGASLIAAATAVAPRVCLRFAPKLEKTAAYLRDGSADLEIGVLSEMGPEVRVQALFRDRFIGVVRQGHPLAMEPEVTTQRYTAFGHVVASRHGRTIGPVDEALAALGLERTIVAVVPSFPAALAVARASDLVALVPASVLDNQSAQQELPASAGTHAFELPVTTGEITVSQMWHPRLEVDPVHRWLRQLTLTVCRERLGQ, from the coding sequence ATGCCAGAAGCCGACCTGAATTTGCTCATTGCGCTCGACGCATTGCTTGCCGATGGCAGCGTGGCCGGTGCTGCGCGTCGGCTGGGATTGAGCGCTTCGGCAATGAGCCGAACCCTGACCCGGCTTCGAGAGGCGACCGGTGACCCGCTGCTGGTTCGGGCCGGGCGCCAGATGGTTTTGACACCCCATGCAGAGGCACTGCGTCAACGCACACAGAATGCGGTTCACGAGGCACGTGCTGTACTGGGTCCCGCAACGACGGAGCTTGATTTCTCGACGTTGCAGCGCACCTTTACCATTCGTTCCAACGATGGTTTCGTCGAAGCCTTTGGTGCTTCGCTGATCGCCGCGGCGACAGCGGTTGCGCCGCGTGTGTGTTTGCGTTTTGCACCCAAGCTTGAGAAGACGGCAGCGTACTTGCGAGACGGTTCGGCAGATCTCGAGATCGGTGTGTTGAGCGAAATGGGACCGGAAGTCCGCGTGCAGGCATTGTTCCGCGACCGCTTTATAGGCGTTGTCAGGCAAGGCCATCCGCTCGCGATGGAGCCTGAGGTGACGACGCAACGGTACACCGCCTTCGGCCATGTCGTCGCCTCCCGTCACGGCCGCACCATCGGACCGGTTGATGAGGCGCTGGCCGCTTTAGGACTGGAACGAACGATTGTCGCCGTCGTTCCGAGTTTTCCCGCCGCGCTCGCGGTGGCGCGAGCCTCCGACCTGGTCGCGCTGGTGCCTGCTTCCGTTCTGGACAATCAGTCCGCACAGCAGGAATTGCCCGCATCCGCCGGCACTCACGCCTTTGAGCTTCCCGTGACAACCGGCGAGATTACCGTGTCGCAGATGTGGCATCCGCGCCTGGAGGTGGATCCTGTTCACCGCTGGCTCCGTCAACTGACGCTAACGGTGTGTCGGGAACGGCTGGGTCAGTGA
- a CDS encoding isocitrate lyase/PEP mutase family protein — MTRTISEKRQAFRALHEDGCFVLPNPWDVGSARYLASMGFKALATTSSGFAWSIGRPDNGVSRDAVIAHLREMVQATDLPVNADFESGFGSDPAEVAQSVRMAVDAGVAGLSVEDSTGDAKSPLLPVNVAVERLAAARRAIDETGGDTLLVGRAENFVAGVPDLEDAITRLRAYAQAGADCLYAPGIQTREQIEAVVAAVRPKPVNLLIGGPSAFTLDELAKLGVRRVSVGGALARAAWGGLVASVQSLAEGRFDGLSKEPSGGWLNSVFKDPA; from the coding sequence ATGACCCGCACCATTTCCGAAAAACGCCAGGCATTCCGCGCGTTGCACGAAGACGGATGTTTCGTGTTGCCGAATCCGTGGGACGTAGGCAGCGCCCGTTACCTGGCATCCATGGGCTTCAAGGCACTCGCGACCACCAGTTCGGGCTTCGCGTGGTCGATCGGCCGGCCCGACAACGGAGTCTCGCGCGACGCGGTCATCGCTCACCTGCGCGAGATGGTCCAAGCGACGGATCTGCCGGTGAACGCCGACTTCGAAAGCGGCTTTGGCAGCGATCCCGCCGAAGTGGCGCAAAGCGTCCGGATGGCGGTGGACGCAGGCGTCGCCGGCCTGTCTGTCGAGGACTCGACGGGCGATGCGAAGTCGCCGTTACTTCCGGTCAACGTGGCCGTGGAACGGCTCGCTGCGGCACGACGCGCGATCGACGAAACAGGCGGCGATACGCTGCTCGTCGGACGTGCGGAGAATTTCGTTGCCGGCGTGCCCGATCTCGAAGACGCGATTACGCGTTTGCGCGCGTATGCGCAAGCCGGAGCCGATTGTCTGTACGCACCCGGCATCCAGACGCGCGAGCAGATCGAAGCGGTGGTCGCCGCGGTCAGGCCGAAGCCGGTCAATCTGCTGATCGGCGGACCCTCTGCGTTCACGCTCGACGAACTGGCGAAGCTCGGCGTACGGCGTGTGAGTGTGGGGGGTGCACTGGCCCGTGCGGCGTGGGGCGGCCTCGTGGCCAGCGTTCAGTCGCTTGCGGAGGGTCGCTTCGACGGCTTGTCGAAGGAGCCCTCAGGTGGATGGTTGAACAGTGTGTTTAAGGATCCGGCATAG
- a CDS encoding AAA family ATPase yields MDATHGFDAGSSPQLLWEDGERVFCRERSQDGSESVLVARTASEHPSPASLARIAHEFALRGQLGSAWAVRPRELLQAEGRAVLVLEDPGGEPLERLTGAPMEMESVLRLATGVAVALGKLHQCGLVHKDLKPAHILVNCVDGHVRLTGFGIASRLPRERQRPEPPETIAGTLAYMAPEQTGRMNRSIDSRSDLYAFGVAIYQMLTGTLPFTALDPMEWVHCHVARKPLPPSARVGAVPPGVSAVVMKLLAKTPEERYQTAAGVEWDLRYCLAEWTRQRRVDVFRLGAHDTPDRLLIPEKLYGREREVGTLVAAFYRVISSGAPELVLVSGYSGIGKSAVVNELHKVLVPPRGLFASGKFDQYKRDIPYSTLVQAFRGLVRPLLGKREAELASWRDALIEALGPNARLMTELIPELTLIIGDPPPVPELDPHQAQRRFQLVFRRFIGVFATQEHPLALFLDDLQWLDAATLDLLEDLLTGPDLRHLMLIGAYRNNEVDASHPLMRKLQAVRNAGATFDEVALVPLARGHVEQLIAEALRDVPEHAAPLAQLVHERTAGNPFFVIQFLHALVDEGLLGFDHDAACWHWDLPNIHGKGYTDNVADLMVAKLARLPVETQQALQQFACLGNTATTAMLANVLERSRDEIRALLLPAVEQELIEQLEESCRFVHDRVQEAAYSMIPEALRAQAHLRVGRLLAAQTLPEKRQEAVFEIVNQLNRGAALVTLQEEREQLAGLNLIAGQRAKASSAYESALTYLSAGAEFLRDDCWVRRHDLIFALELERAECEFLTGRLSAAEERLSVLIQRAATVPERANVTCLRVDLYMTLDQASRAVAVALDYLEHLGIDWSPHTAEEKAREEYERIWSQLGDRKIEELIDLRLMTDPESLATMDVLVKVMPAALFTDTNLWSLVVSRAVNLSLERGNCDGSSSAYVRLGMMAGARFGHYEVGFQFGQLGYDLVERRRLMRFRARTYMHFGNVILPMAKHLRAGRELMNRAFEAARNTGDLVCEGYCYTHMITNLLIAGDPLADVQREAEASLMFAQKAHFGFATDVSATQLGLVRTLRGLTLAFGSFNDGQFDEMRIERHFLENPDLVIAHSWYWIRKLQARFFAGDYAAAADASMRAQRLLWTAASYLEEAEYHFYSALSLAACCGPVASPGPEARESLEAIAIHERQLQLRAQSCPENFEDRAALVGAEIARLEGRDAEAMRLYETAIRSARANGFVQNEALAGELASRFYAARGFDKIARMYLQDARQGYRRWGADGKVRQLDEMHPYLREGDQALRPTSTIGAPVEHLDLATVIKVSQAVSGEIVLDKLIDTVMRTAIEQAGAGRGLLILPDGNEQRIAAEVTTDGDMPLVELRDVPVSAAMLPESVLYHVLRTRESVILDNAASDPTFATDPYIVQHRTRSMLCMPLMNRAKLIGALYLENDLLTRVFAPARIAALRLLASQAATSLENTRLYRDLAERESRIRRLVDANIIGIIVWREDGDILEANDAFLRMVGYERDDLVSGRVRWTDLTPPEWRESAALALEELRTVGRSQPTEKEYLRKDGSRVPVMIGRVAFEASGKEGVAFVVDLTERKEAEHRLRESYEMLRELTSRRETAREEERKHIAREMHDELGQYLTALRMRASTLRMQFGNDHPELFDETRALIALVDNTMEVVRGVITSLRPPALDAGIVAALEWLAAEFDRNGRTVCQLRVQDENIVMSEDHAVVLFRLVQEALTNVARHSAATEVIITLERTPGAYVLEVRDDGQGFDAQAIRKTSFGLAGMEERVLMLGGEIEVLSAPGAGTAIKVRLPDRQAAPD; encoded by the coding sequence ATGGACGCCACACACGGATTCGATGCGGGCAGCAGCCCCCAGCTTCTCTGGGAGGATGGCGAGCGCGTGTTCTGCCGGGAGCGGTCTCAGGACGGTAGCGAGAGCGTGCTGGTGGCGCGCACGGCCAGCGAGCATCCATCGCCGGCCAGCCTCGCGCGTATTGCTCATGAATTTGCGCTGCGGGGTCAACTCGGCAGCGCATGGGCAGTGCGACCCAGGGAACTGCTGCAGGCAGAAGGCCGCGCCGTGCTGGTGCTCGAGGATCCAGGCGGCGAGCCGCTCGAGCGGTTGACCGGCGCACCCATGGAAATGGAAAGTGTCCTGCGCCTCGCTACGGGAGTCGCGGTGGCGCTGGGTAAGCTCCACCAGTGCGGCCTCGTCCACAAGGATCTCAAGCCAGCCCATATCCTCGTGAACTGTGTGGACGGGCACGTGCGGCTCACCGGATTCGGCATTGCCTCGCGGCTGCCGCGTGAGCGGCAACGTCCCGAGCCGCCGGAGACCATTGCCGGCACGCTCGCCTACATGGCACCCGAGCAGACCGGACGGATGAACCGTTCGATCGACTCGCGCAGCGACCTCTACGCATTCGGCGTCGCGATCTACCAGATGCTCACGGGCACATTGCCGTTCACGGCTCTCGATCCGATGGAATGGGTGCACTGTCACGTCGCCCGCAAGCCGCTGCCGCCCAGCGCGCGGGTGGGGGCGGTTCCGCCTGGCGTCTCGGCGGTCGTGATGAAGCTGCTCGCGAAGACACCCGAAGAGCGTTATCAGACCGCGGCCGGCGTCGAGTGGGATTTGCGGTACTGTCTGGCCGAATGGACGCGCCAGCGTCGCGTCGATGTCTTCCGGCTGGGCGCGCACGACACGCCCGACCGGCTGCTGATCCCCGAGAAACTCTACGGGCGGGAGCGCGAGGTCGGCACGCTGGTGGCCGCCTTCTACCGCGTCATCAGCAGCGGCGCGCCGGAACTGGTGCTGGTTTCCGGCTACTCGGGCATCGGCAAATCCGCGGTCGTCAACGAGTTGCACAAGGTGCTGGTGCCCCCGCGCGGGCTCTTTGCCTCGGGCAAGTTCGACCAGTACAAGCGCGACATACCCTATTCGACCCTGGTGCAAGCCTTCAGGGGCCTCGTGCGACCGCTGCTCGGCAAACGCGAGGCGGAACTCGCAAGCTGGCGTGACGCATTGATCGAAGCCCTTGGGCCGAACGCCCGGCTCATGACCGAGCTGATCCCCGAACTGACGCTGATCATCGGCGATCCGCCGCCGGTTCCTGAGCTCGATCCACATCAGGCGCAACGCCGCTTTCAGCTCGTTTTCCGGCGCTTCATCGGCGTGTTCGCCACGCAGGAACATCCGCTGGCGCTGTTTCTCGACGATCTGCAATGGCTCGACGCCGCGACGCTCGATCTGCTGGAAGACCTGCTTACCGGTCCGGATCTGCGCCATCTGATGTTGATCGGCGCGTATCGCAACAATGAGGTGGACGCCTCGCATCCGCTGATGCGCAAGCTGCAGGCCGTGCGCAACGCGGGCGCAACGTTCGATGAAGTGGCGTTGGTGCCGCTTGCGCGCGGGCACGTCGAACAGTTGATCGCAGAGGCGCTTCGCGACGTGCCGGAACACGCGGCACCGCTCGCGCAGCTCGTCCACGAAAGGACCGCCGGCAATCCGTTCTTTGTCATCCAGTTTCTGCACGCACTCGTCGACGAGGGCCTGCTCGGTTTCGATCACGACGCAGCCTGCTGGCACTGGGATCTGCCGAACATTCATGGCAAGGGCTATACCGACAATGTCGCCGACCTGATGGTCGCGAAGCTGGCCCGCTTGCCCGTCGAAACGCAGCAGGCGCTGCAACAGTTTGCCTGTCTCGGCAACACCGCCACGACGGCGATGCTCGCGAACGTTCTTGAGCGTTCGAGGGACGAGATCCGGGCACTGCTGCTGCCGGCGGTCGAACAGGAGCTCATCGAGCAACTTGAGGAATCCTGCCGGTTTGTCCACGACCGGGTGCAGGAGGCGGCCTACTCGATGATCCCCGAGGCGTTGCGTGCGCAGGCCCATTTGCGCGTCGGACGTTTGCTTGCTGCGCAGACGCTACCGGAGAAACGGCAAGAGGCGGTCTTCGAAATCGTCAACCAGCTCAACCGTGGTGCAGCCCTCGTCACGCTGCAGGAAGAGCGCGAGCAACTGGCCGGGCTCAACCTGATTGCCGGCCAGCGTGCGAAGGCGTCGTCAGCCTATGAGTCGGCGCTCACCTACCTGAGCGCCGGCGCCGAATTCCTGAGGGACGATTGCTGGGTGCGCCGGCACGACCTGATCTTCGCGCTGGAGCTGGAGCGGGCCGAATGCGAGTTTTTGACGGGCCGCCTGTCGGCCGCGGAAGAGCGTTTGAGTGTGCTTATTCAGCGTGCCGCGACTGTGCCCGAGCGTGCCAACGTGACATGTTTGCGCGTCGATCTGTACATGACGCTCGATCAGGCGAGCCGCGCCGTTGCGGTTGCTCTGGACTACCTGGAACATCTGGGCATCGACTGGTCGCCGCATACCGCGGAAGAGAAAGCGCGTGAGGAATACGAACGAATCTGGTCCCAGCTTGGAGACCGCAAGATCGAGGAGCTCATCGATCTGCGGCTGATGACCGACCCGGAATCGCTCGCGACCATGGACGTCCTCGTCAAGGTCATGCCCGCCGCACTGTTTACCGATACGAATCTATGGTCGCTGGTCGTCTCCAGGGCCGTCAATCTGAGCCTTGAGCGCGGCAATTGCGACGGATCCAGCTCCGCCTATGTCCGGCTCGGCATGATGGCCGGAGCGCGTTTTGGCCACTACGAGGTCGGATTTCAATTCGGTCAGCTGGGTTACGACCTTGTCGAACGGCGCCGCCTGATGCGTTTCCGTGCAAGAACCTACATGCATTTCGGCAACGTCATCCTGCCGATGGCCAAACATTTGCGGGCTGGCCGCGAACTGATGAACCGCGCGTTCGAGGCTGCAAGGAATACGGGTGACCTCGTTTGCGAAGGGTATTGCTACACCCATATGATCACCAATCTGCTCATCGCGGGAGATCCACTCGCCGACGTGCAGCGCGAAGCTGAAGCGAGCCTGATGTTCGCGCAAAAAGCGCATTTCGGTTTCGCCACCGACGTTAGCGCGACGCAGCTTGGACTGGTACGAACGCTGCGAGGCCTGACGCTGGCCTTTGGCTCTTTCAACGATGGGCAGTTCGACGAGATGCGGATCGAGCGTCACTTCCTCGAAAATCCGGACCTCGTGATTGCGCACAGCTGGTACTGGATCCGCAAGTTGCAGGCGCGCTTTTTTGCCGGCGACTACGCGGCGGCGGCAGATGCTTCGATGCGGGCGCAACGTCTTTTGTGGACCGCGGCATCGTACCTGGAAGAGGCGGAATATCATTTCTACAGCGCGCTCTCGCTGGCTGCCTGCTGCGGTCCTGTTGCCAGCCCCGGCCCTGAAGCGCGGGAGTCTCTCGAAGCGATAGCTATTCACGAAAGGCAATTGCAATTGCGGGCGCAGAGTTGCCCCGAAAACTTCGAGGATCGCGCGGCGCTGGTCGGCGCCGAGATCGCTCGCCTGGAAGGGCGCGACGCCGAGGCGATGCGCCTCTACGAAACGGCGATCCGCTCGGCACGCGCAAACGGCTTCGTGCAAAACGAAGCGCTTGCCGGCGAACTCGCGTCGCGCTTCTATGCGGCGCGCGGATTCGACAAGATAGCCCGCATGTATCTGCAGGACGCCCGGCAAGGGTATCGGCGCTGGGGCGCAGATGGCAAGGTGCGGCAGCTCGACGAAATGCACCCATACCTCAGAGAAGGTGACCAGGCGCTCAGACCCACCAGCACGATCGGGGCGCCGGTCGAACACCTCGATCTCGCGACGGTGATCAAGGTGTCGCAAGCGGTCTCGGGAGAGATCGTTCTCGACAAGCTGATCGATACGGTGATGCGTACGGCGATCGAACAGGCCGGCGCCGGACGCGGCTTGCTGATTCTTCCGGACGGCAATGAGCAACGGATCGCCGCAGAGGTCACGACCGACGGCGATATGCCGCTTGTCGAGCTGCGCGATGTGCCGGTGAGCGCGGCGATGCTGCCCGAGTCGGTTCTGTACCACGTCCTGCGTACGCGCGAGAGCGTGATTCTCGACAATGCCGCGAGCGATCCCACATTTGCCACGGACCCGTACATTGTTCAGCACCGCACCCGTTCGATGCTCTGCATGCCCTTGATGAACCGGGCCAAACTCATCGGCGCGCTGTACCTCGAAAACGATCTGCTTACCCGCGTATTCGCGCCTGCACGGATTGCCGCGCTGAGGCTGCTTGCCTCGCAGGCCGCGACGTCGCTCGAAAATACCCGCCTGTACCGTGACCTTGCGGAGCGCGAATCGAGGATTCGGCGGCTCGTCGATGCCAACATCATCGGCATCATCGTCTGGAGAGAGGATGGTGACATCCTCGAGGCGAACGACGCGTTTCTGCGCATGGTGGGATACGAGCGCGACGACCTCGTCTCGGGGCGCGTGCGCTGGACGGACCTGACGCCGCCGGAATGGCGCGAAAGCGCCGCACTGGCTTTGGAAGAGCTAAGGACAGTGGGGCGCTCACAGCCAACGGAGAAGGAGTACCTCAGGAAGGACGGCAGCCGTGTGCCCGTCATGATCGGCAGGGTCGCTTTCGAAGCTAGTGGGAAGGAAGGTGTCGCCTTCGTGGTCGATCTGACCGAGCGCAAGGAAGCAGAGCACCGCTTGCGGGAGTCTTACGAGATGTTGCGCGAACTCACCTCGCGCCGTGAAACGGCACGTGAAGAAGAGCGCAAACATATCGCACGGGAAATGCACGACGAGCTCGGGCAATATCTCACCGCGCTGCGCATGCGCGCGTCGACGTTGCGCATGCAGTTCGGCAATGACCACCCGGAGCTGTTCGACGAAACCCGGGCACTGATTGCGCTGGTGGACAACACCATGGAGGTGGTGCGGGGCGTCATCACGTCGCTGCGTCCGCCGGCTCTCGATGCCGGTATCGTGGCGGCGCTCGAGTGGCTGGCTGCCGAGTTCGACCGCAATGGCCGCACGGTATGTCAGCTTCGCGTGCAGGACGAGAACATCGTCATGAGCGAAGACCACGCCGTGGTGCTGTTTCGCCTTGTCCAGGAGGCGTTGACGAATGTCGCCCGGCATTCAGCGGCCACCGAAGTGATCATCACGCTCGAACGAACGCCTGGCGCCTACGTGCTCGAAGTTCGCGACGACGGCCAAGGGTTCGATGCGCAGGCGATCAGAAAAACTTCGTTCGGTCTGGCCGGGATGGAAGAGCGTGTCCTGATGCTGGGCGGGGAGATCGAAGTGCTCAGTGCGCCGGGCGCCGGCACTGCGATCAAGGTTCGTCTTCCTGATCGTCAGGCGGCGCCGGACTAG
- a CDS encoding TraB/GumN family protein, whose product MLWKIEGSETHILGSVHVTNLEPFRLPRHVLEVFSTASHLVLEADLSEPPDSAPLLLPPGTTLKDCVTPLTYAKAHSHWLRLGLPGQNLPRFKPGAAALILHLNEAARSGYVMERGVDRLLWDRAVHDAKHRGALETVEAQTIALTSAPIAEQTSMLEYFVNGDLGVAELSTMVRAWTHGNTIRFDAALTERRRRWPAMFDILINQRNRNWVPSIVRMAADRRSRLIVVGAMHTVGPAGLPRLLSMHGLRLRSQSWCLPATPLTRYRHHARREAHGRVQPD is encoded by the coding sequence ATGCTATGGAAGATTGAAGGCTCCGAGACTCATATTCTGGGTTCGGTTCACGTCACCAACCTCGAGCCGTTTCGCTTGCCGCGCCATGTTCTGGAGGTGTTTAGCACCGCCAGTCACCTCGTGCTGGAAGCAGACCTGTCGGAACCGCCCGACTCGGCGCCCCTATTGCTGCCGCCCGGCACCACGCTCAAGGATTGCGTGACACCGCTTACGTATGCGAAAGCGCATTCGCACTGGTTGCGGCTCGGACTTCCCGGGCAGAATCTGCCGCGCTTCAAACCCGGCGCCGCGGCGCTGATCCTTCACCTGAACGAGGCGGCCAGGAGCGGCTATGTGATGGAGCGCGGCGTCGACCGGCTTCTCTGGGATCGCGCCGTCCACGATGCAAAACACCGTGGGGCGCTCGAAACGGTCGAGGCCCAAACCATCGCCCTGACGTCGGCGCCGATTGCCGAGCAGACCTCCATGCTGGAATATTTCGTGAACGGCGATCTCGGTGTTGCAGAGCTGTCCACGATGGTGCGCGCCTGGACTCACGGAAATACCATCCGTTTCGATGCTGCGCTCACGGAACGCCGCCGGCGCTGGCCGGCCATGTTCGATATCCTGATCAATCAACGCAACAGGAACTGGGTGCCCTCGATTGTCCGGATGGCGGCGGATCGCAGGTCGCGACTGATCGTCGTGGGCGCCATGCATACGGTCGGCCCGGCGGGACTTCCGCGTCTGCTGTCGATGCACGGGCTGCGTTTGCGCAGCCAAAGCTGGTGCCTGCCGGCCACTCCTTTGACGCGATACCGGCATCACGCACGCCGTGAAGCGCACGGCCGGGTCCAGCCCGACTAG